The following proteins are encoded in a genomic region of Thermocrinis sp.:
- a CDS encoding ribonucleoside-diphosphate reductase subunit alpha, with the protein MKVIKRSGLAEKLDISKIRVVIDFACKNLRVDPIELELDAQIQFRDGITTKEIQQLLIRTAAEKVSPENPDWTYVAARLLLYDLYKDVGHLRNYKVKDKINGKYKPYNPESFYELIKTYTEKGIYGEYLLSNYSKEEIDEFAKYIKPDRDLLFNYTGIKVLFDRYLVRDEEGRVIELPQEMYMLIAMTLAIPEKKEERLKYAKQFYDLMSKHEISLATPTLMNARRPHTQLSSCFVLTVDDDLYDIFDNIQKASQISKFAGGLGIYLGKIRATGAPIRKFKGASSGVIPIVRILNDVMVYVDQLGMRKGSASITLDIWHKDVLDFLEVKTNVGDERKKAHDIHPAIAIPDLFMKRLKNRENWTLFDPYYCKNVKDGKNLEDFYGEEFEELYLKLEKELPDYAKKTIPAFELWKRLLTVVFETGEPYIFFRDTANKLNPNKHCGMVYSSNLCHEIVQNQSITKHISETLSEDGTIIHTKKSGDVVVCNLGSINLGKVWKKEDLEKVVPVLVRMLDNVIEINFYAIKEAEYTNKRYRAIGIGVSNYHYCLVKNGIAWESDEHLKFANALFERIAYYAIKGSNELAKERGKYPLFEGSDWSKGIFFGRTPEENQKLSQENENNLDWIGLAEEVKNYGIRNAYLLALMPTGSTSLIIGATPSIDPIFAKFYKEENMSGILPQVPPEIDKYFWHYKSAYNINQEWSIKAAAERQKWIDQAQSLNLFVDPENIDGPTLSRLYELAWELGLKTVYYCRSKSLTDIEECESCAT; encoded by the coding sequence ATGAAAGTTATCAAACGATCTGGCTTAGCTGAAAAACTTGATATATCAAAAATTCGTGTAGTGATAGACTTTGCTTGTAAAAATTTAAGAGTAGATCCGATAGAGCTTGAGCTTGACGCACAAATTCAGTTTAGAGACGGTATAACAACAAAAGAAATTCAACAGCTTTTAATAAGAACTGCCGCTGAAAAAGTATCGCCAGAAAATCCCGATTGGACTTATGTTGCAGCAAGACTACTCTTGTATGACCTATACAAAGATGTGGGACATTTAAGAAACTACAAAGTAAAAGACAAAATAAACGGAAAATACAAACCATACAATCCAGAAAGCTTTTATGAATTAATAAAAACCTATACAGAAAAAGGTATATATGGTGAGTATCTGCTTAGTAACTACTCAAAAGAAGAAATAGATGAGTTCGCAAAATACATAAAACCAGACAGAGACTTACTTTTCAATTACACAGGTATAAAAGTTCTTTTTGATAGGTATTTGGTTAGAGATGAAGAAGGAAGAGTTATAGAATTGCCTCAAGAAATGTATATGCTTATTGCGATGACGCTTGCTATTCCTGAAAAGAAAGAGGAAAGATTAAAGTATGCGAAACAATTTTACGATTTGATGTCTAAACACGAAATATCTCTTGCAACGCCTACTTTAATGAATGCAAGAAGACCACATACTCAACTTAGCTCTTGCTTTGTTTTAACAGTGGATGACGACCTTTATGATATCTTTGATAACATCCAAAAAGCAAGTCAAATATCAAAGTTTGCTGGTGGTCTTGGTATATATCTTGGCAAAATAAGGGCAACCGGAGCGCCAATAAGAAAATTTAAAGGAGCAAGTTCTGGAGTTATTCCAATAGTGAGAATTCTTAATGATGTAATGGTTTATGTAGACCAACTTGGTATGAGAAAAGGCAGTGCATCTATTACCCTTGATATATGGCACAAAGATGTATTGGACTTTTTGGAAGTAAAAACTAACGTAGGAGATGAGAGAAAGAAAGCCCACGATATACATCCAGCAATTGCCATACCAGACCTATTTATGAAGAGGTTAAAAAACCGTGAAAACTGGACACTTTTTGACCCATACTATTGTAAAAATGTCAAAGATGGCAAAAATCTTGAAGATTTTTACGGAGAAGAGTTTGAAGAGCTTTACTTAAAACTTGAAAAAGAATTGCCCGATTATGCAAAGAAAACTATTCCCGCCTTTGAACTTTGGAAAAGACTTTTGACGGTAGTTTTTGAAACAGGAGAGCCTTACATATTCTTTAGAGATACTGCAAACAAACTAAATCCAAATAAACACTGCGGGATGGTTTATTCTTCAAACCTATGTCACGAAATAGTGCAAAATCAAAGTATTACAAAACATATATCAGAAACACTTTCAGAAGACGGAACTATAATTCACACAAAAAAGTCTGGAGATGTGGTAGTGTGTAATCTTGGTTCTATAAATCTTGGCAAAGTTTGGAAGAAAGAAGATTTAGAAAAGGTGGTGCCAGTTTTAGTGCGAATGCTTGATAATGTGATAGAGATAAACTTTTATGCGATAAAAGAAGCAGAATACACTAATAAACGCTACAGAGCTATAGGGATAGGAGTAAGCAACTATCACTACTGTCTTGTAAAAAACGGTATTGCTTGGGAAAGTGATGAACACTTGAAATTTGCCAATGCACTTTTTGAAAGAATAGCCTACTATGCCATAAAAGGTTCTAATGAGCTTGCAAAAGAAAGAGGTAAATATCCGCTATTTGAAGGTTCAGATTGGAGCAAAGGTATATTCTTTGGAAGAACGCCAGAGGAAAATCAAAAACTTTCGCAGGAAAACGAGAATAACTTAGATTGGATAGGACTGGCAGAAGAAGTTAAAAATTATGGAATTAGAAATGCTTACTTACTTGCACTAATGCCTACAGGTTCTACATCGCTTATTATTGGGGCAACTCCTTCAATTGATCCAATCTTTGCCAAGTTTTACAAAGAAGAAAATATGTCTGGCATACTACCACAAGTGCCACCAGAGATAGACAAATACTTTTGGCACTATAAATCTGCCTACAACATAAATCAAGAGTGGTCTATAAAGGCAGCCGCAGAAAGACAAAAGTGGATAGACCAAGCTCAAAGTCTAAACTTGTTTGTAGATCCAGAAAACATAGATGGTCCAACTCTTTCAAGACTTTATGAGCTTGCTTGGGAACTTGGACTAAAAACGGTTTATTATTGTAGAAGCAAAAGTTTAACTGATATAGAAGAATGTGAAAGCTGTGCAACATGA
- a CDS encoding DNA double-strand break repair nuclease NurA, with product MVYKVSLRTWEVEDIESVEYEESEQFAGLAEEERPYKGCLPEGEFTIAFVDGVRRIDCIAYVWDDINKTSYEGVFATLGAGAILLKPNSLNLLENAFCGQKIKKIFAINGPVERDMFKDVDYQVETITDTELSLGLLGLLREEEAKVAKSLWIKKKPNLIVCDGTVRYRIKGANCVGVIKTIKRLFISKDYAYLLQELKKGERTPIIKVHHQEKIEQKQEWEKYTWYVKLSDSEGMGSLVRVEMFKEEDFEKVKRIADWTAGLLPLFASSPFQDFRSPQNLLPIKVLENTLRKHLGSPNMARRKLQELFLNA from the coding sequence ATGGTATATAAGGTAAGCCTGAGGACATGGGAAGTAGAAGACATAGAATCTGTTGAGTATGAGGAGTCTGAACAGTTCGCTGGCTTGGCTGAAGAAGAACGTCCTTATAAAGGTTGTTTGCCGGAAGGAGAATTTACCATAGCCTTTGTGGATGGAGTTAGGCGTATAGACTGCATAGCTTATGTGTGGGACGATATAAATAAGACCTCTTATGAAGGTGTCTTTGCCACTCTTGGAGCTGGAGCAATCCTTCTAAAGCCGAATAGTTTAAACCTTTTGGAAAATGCCTTTTGTGGGCAAAAAATCAAAAAGATTTTTGCAATAAACGGTCCCGTAGAAAGGGATATGTTTAAAGACGTAGATTATCAAGTAGAAACTATTACAGACACTGAATTATCTTTGGGTCTTCTGGGGTTGCTTAGGGAAGAAGAAGCAAAGGTAGCAAAAAGTTTATGGATTAAGAAAAAGCCAAACTTAATAGTTTGCGACGGCACGGTGAGATACAGAATAAAGGGCGCTAACTGTGTGGGCGTTATAAAGACTATAAAAAGACTCTTTATAAGCAAAGATTATGCTTATTTGCTCCAAGAGCTAAAGAAAGGAGAAAGAACGCCCATTATAAAAGTCCATCATCAAGAAAAAATTGAGCAAAAGCAAGAGTGGGAAAAATACACGTGGTATGTAAAACTCAGTGACAGCGAAGGTATGGGTAGTTTGGTAAGGGTAGAGATGTTTAAAGAGGAGGACTTTGAAAAGGTCAAGCGTATAGCAGATTGGACTGCGGGACTACTTCCCCTATTTGCAAGCAGCCCCTTTCAAGATTTTAGATCTCCTCAGAACCTTTTGCCCATAAAAGTCCTGGAAAATACGCTAAGAAAACACCTTGGTTCGCCAAACATGGCAAGAAGGAAACTGCAAGAACTTTTTCTAAATGCTTGA
- a CDS encoding AEC family transporter: MLEIIIPILSASLLKRFGVFKEGHERILIDYVLFFSLPILSFKAGYDIHTSTEILKVSSIAWTSILVCMLFAFTITKLLKLNDKDARTFLLVSSFGNTAFLGYPYAYTYFGQEGLQVAIIYDNIGSFLLVSSLGIIIASGKPNLKEILLFPPFLGLVLGLLTKSFYIPFTLVKALDFVALSTLPVILFALGLSIDLTGIRKNLKLSLLAVLVKVFIAFFVSLIAAKLFNLPEIAMKVSVLESAMPPMMFSAVLAIRYNLNPNLAFSAVSLGMVLSFAYVPFLVRVVERLF, encoded by the coding sequence ATGCTTGAGATAATAATCCCTATACTTAGCGCAAGTCTTTTAAAGCGCTTTGGCGTATTCAAAGAAGGGCACGAAAGGATACTTATAGACTATGTTCTTTTCTTTTCTCTACCCATACTGTCCTTCAAGGCTGGGTATGATATACACACAAGCACTGAGATTCTCAAGGTTTCTTCCATTGCTTGGACTTCTATACTGGTTTGTATGCTCTTTGCCTTTACCATCACAAAGCTCTTAAAACTAAACGATAAAGATGCAAGAACTTTCCTTTTGGTGTCTTCCTTTGGAAATACCGCCTTCCTTGGCTATCCTTACGCTTATACCTACTTTGGGCAGGAGGGGTTGCAGGTTGCCATAATCTACGACAACATCGGCTCCTTCCTGTTAGTATCCAGCTTGGGCATTATAATTGCCAGCGGGAAGCCTAACTTGAAAGAGATTTTGCTATTTCCACCCTTTTTAGGATTGGTCTTAGGTCTTTTAACAAAGAGTTTTTACATACCTTTTACCTTAGTAAAAGCTTTGGATTTTGTAGCTCTATCTACCCTACCCGTAATACTCTTTGCCTTAGGTTTAAGCATTGACTTAACTGGAATAAGGAAAAACCTTAAACTCTCCCTCTTAGCAGTGCTTGTAAAAGTTTTTATCGCCTTTTTTGTTTCACTTATTGCGGCAAAGCTTTTTAACTTGCCAGAGATTGCCATGAAGGTCTCTGTATTGGAATCCGCCATGCCTCCTATGATGTTTTCCGCGGTATTGGCAATAAGGTATAACCTAAATCCAAACCTTGCCTTCTCTGCCGTTAGTTTAGGAATGGTTCTTAGCTTTGCGTATGTGCCTTTCTTAGTAAGAGTTGTAGAACGCTTGTTTTAG
- a CDS encoding Xaa-Pro peptidase family protein, translated as MQIQKDVRERIKGLLVEHNLDAFLFNSQPNVLYLSGFRSSNAYVLASHENFYLFTDARYYERAKQELKEGWEIVLLKSKPLKTVKQVIKRNGLKVVGFEKDKVSCFFRESLKSKGIKWVGSSNFMSKLRAVKREEEINIMREGVKKADKIYTELLNYIKPGMSELELRAFIVSKAMSLGAFGESFPAIVAFKEGSAVPHWETSQRRIEERGPLLIDMGILYKNYCTDFTRTIFIGKADGEFKKVYQIVKDAHFYALEKVKVGTPIGEVDKAARDYIKRKGYGKYFVHSTGHGVGIEIHEFPRVYYKGKDASVPIEEGMVFTIEPGIYLPGKFGVRLENMVVVVRGVGEALSEVSLDLIEL; from the coding sequence ATGCAAATACAGAAGGATGTTAGAGAAAGGATAAAAGGGCTCCTTGTGGAGCACAACCTGGATGCTTTTCTCTTTAACTCCCAACCTAACGTGCTCTATCTTTCTGGTTTTAGGTCTTCAAACGCTTATGTGCTTGCGAGCCATGAGAATTTCTACCTATTCACAGACGCAAGGTACTACGAAAGGGCAAAGCAGGAGCTTAAGGAAGGTTGGGAGATCGTGCTCTTAAAGTCAAAGCCGTTAAAAACTGTAAAGCAGGTTATAAAAAGAAATGGGCTAAAAGTGGTGGGCTTTGAGAAAGACAAAGTAAGCTGTTTTTTCAGAGAATCTCTCAAGTCCAAGGGAATAAAGTGGGTAGGCTCTTCTAACTTTATGAGTAAACTCAGAGCGGTCAAAAGGGAAGAGGAAATAAACATAATGAGGGAAGGGGTGAAGAAAGCGGACAAGATATACACAGAGCTTTTGAATTACATAAAACCAGGTATGAGCGAGCTGGAGCTAAGAGCTTTTATAGTAAGCAAAGCTATGAGCTTGGGTGCTTTTGGAGAAAGTTTTCCTGCCATCGTAGCTTTCAAAGAAGGTTCGGCAGTGCCTCATTGGGAAACATCCCAAAGAAGGATAGAAGAAAGAGGACCACTACTGATAGATATGGGCATCCTTTATAAAAACTACTGCACAGACTTTACAAGGACAATCTTTATAGGCAAAGCGGACGGCGAATTTAAGAAGGTGTATCAAATAGTCAAAGACGCCCATTTTTATGCCTTAGAGAAGGTTAAGGTAGGGACGCCAATAGGTGAAGTGGATAAAGCTGCAAGGGATTACATAAAGAGAAAGGGATACGGTAAGTATTTTGTTCACAGCACTGGACACGGTGTTGGCATAGAGATACACGAATTTCCAAGGGTTTATTACAAGGGCAAAGATGCTTCCGTACCTATAGAAGAAGGTATGGTCTTTACCATAGAGCCTGGTATATACCTACCGGGAAAGTTTGGAGTAAGGCTTGAAAATATGGTTGTGGTTGTGAGAGGAGTGGGTGAAGCGCTTTCTGAGGTGTCCCTTGACTTGATTGAGTTATAA
- a CDS encoding RNA polymerase subunit sigma-54, whose product MQLKHVLKTKTNLAVLLGPQLKLLSKDIGALLEELEKEEKENSYVVHFHRKGLRSFFYEKQPLAEPSAKQQLWESILNQLKVELDEFEFEIARAILENLDHRGFFVGKEEDIAKSFNIHPEVVEDLREFIMTEIEPVGVASRDYKEFFLVQVKEMYPEKPELVERIVQYFSIGEKDEEINKLLNSLRLTPFDYGEVIYKGGSLDIIIERDQGNWLIFLADDFVEFSVDERTPGTEEEKEKRSIALRIKGILQMRKKVLFRSAKLLVERQEEFLLGKGPLKALSLGELAQELNVSISTVSRAISNKYVKTPVGIYPLRFFFQRRTKDGYSKEQILRAIKEVLAEKENLSDSKICELLKERGINIARRTVCKYRRMLEKG is encoded by the coding sequence ATGCAACTCAAACACGTTCTTAAGACAAAGACTAACTTGGCAGTATTGCTTGGACCTCAGCTAAAGCTTTTAAGCAAGGACATTGGCGCACTTCTTGAAGAGTTAGAGAAGGAAGAGAAAGAAAACAGCTATGTAGTTCACTTCCACAGGAAAGGACTTAGGAGTTTTTTCTATGAAAAACAACCTTTGGCAGAGCCCTCAGCAAAACAGCAACTCTGGGAAAGTATCCTAAACCAGCTCAAGGTAGAGCTGGATGAGTTTGAGTTTGAAATAGCTCGGGCCATTCTTGAAAACCTTGACCACAGAGGCTTCTTTGTAGGTAAAGAAGAGGATATTGCCAAAAGTTTTAACATTCATCCAGAAGTGGTGGAGGACCTTAGGGAGTTTATAATGACGGAGATAGAACCTGTAGGTGTTGCCTCAAGGGATTATAAAGAATTTTTCTTGGTCCAAGTAAAGGAGATGTATCCTGAAAAACCAGAGCTTGTAGAAAGGATCGTTCAATACTTCAGCATTGGAGAAAAAGACGAGGAGATAAACAAGCTGTTAAACAGCCTAAGGCTTACTCCCTTTGATTATGGCGAAGTAATATACAAGGGTGGAAGTTTAGACATCATCATAGAAAGGGACCAAGGCAATTGGCTTATCTTTTTAGCGGATGATTTTGTGGAGTTTTCCGTAGACGAAAGAACGCCAGGCACGGAGGAGGAAAAAGAAAAGAGGAGTATAGCCCTTAGGATAAAGGGCATCCTTCAGATGAGAAAGAAGGTCCTTTTCAGGTCTGCCAAGCTTTTGGTTGAAAGACAAGAGGAGTTTTTGCTCGGAAAGGGACCTTTGAAGGCTCTGAGCCTTGGAGAGCTAGCTCAGGAGCTAAACGTAAGCATTTCAACGGTTAGCAGAGCTATTTCCAACAAGTATGTTAAAACTCCAGTTGGCATATACCCTTTAAGGTTTTTCTTCCAAAGGAGGACAAAGGACGGCTACAGTAAAGAGCAAATACTGCGCGCCATAAAAGAGGTTTTGGCTGAAAAGGAGAATCTAAGCGATTCTAAGATCTGCGAGCTATTAAAAGAAAGAGGAATAAACATTGCGAGGAGGACGGTATGCAAATACAGAAGGATGTTAGAGAAAGGATAA
- the cdaA gene encoding diadenylate cyclase CdaA yields the protein MEIFEFLSYKDILDILGVSAIVYAVLYFLRITKAIQILKGLMLIALVWVVALFLDLKAVSTIFEKFWTVGLFSLVVIFQPEIRKALSRLGQATKLSPSTSLEERVVERIVRACSFMSERQIGALIVIERRQDLEPILEGCVSLDAVVSVELLITLFDPLAPLHDGAVIIRGNRIAYASCVLPLSKSKDIPRRYGTRHRAGLGISEESDAVAIIVSEETGEISVAVGGKLHRNLDPEGLKSLLFKELGIGK from the coding sequence ATGGAGATTTTTGAATTCCTTTCCTACAAAGACATACTGGACATACTTGGAGTTTCTGCGATCGTTTATGCAGTCCTTTACTTTCTTAGGATAACCAAGGCAATACAAATACTCAAGGGATTGATGCTGATTGCTTTAGTTTGGGTTGTGGCGCTCTTTTTAGACTTGAAAGCAGTTTCCACCATCTTTGAAAAGTTTTGGACTGTTGGATTGTTTTCTTTGGTTGTGATCTTTCAGCCGGAGATTAGAAAAGCTCTCAGCAGGCTTGGACAGGCCACAAAGTTGTCTCCTTCAACTTCCTTGGAAGAAAGAGTAGTTGAAAGAATAGTTCGGGCTTGCTCCTTTATGTCAGAGAGGCAAATAGGGGCTTTGATAGTAATAGAAAGAAGACAGGATCTGGAGCCTATCTTGGAAGGGTGTGTCAGCCTTGATGCTGTCGTCTCTGTGGAACTTCTTATAACACTGTTTGACCCTTTGGCTCCACTGCATGATGGAGCTGTGATCATAAGGGGAAACCGCATAGCTTACGCCTCTTGCGTTCTCCCTCTTTCTAAGTCCAAAGATATACCAAGAAGGTATGGGACAAGACATAGGGCTGGCTTGGGCATCTCTGAAGAATCGGACGCAGTAGCTATAATAGTTTCTGAGGAGACCGGAGAGATTTCGGTGGCTGTTGGGGGTAAACTCCATAGGAACTTAGACCCAGAAGGACTAAAATCATTACTCTTTAAAGAGTTAGGCATTGGTAAATAG
- the folP gene encoding dihydropteroate synthase, with product MLFIKEFDDKDNFYRFLKERVGVFFKEAEQRSFEGIHRVIYLEKDLDPSKVFECARQAGVHAFFNEKKFALSGTEAQIRQFCGCLSAYYKDISFQILEALIRYRKKSFKLQYNFKILPLGIKTAIMGVLNVTPDSFSDGGLYYDKNTAVKRAVQMVEEGADIIDIGGESTRPGSERIDEEEELRRILPVLREVRKELPKVWISIDTYKASVAKVCLEEGADMINDISGGTFDERMYDVVSKYNCPYVINHIKGRPEDWKRIPIVYEDVVHESVQWLWERIESLKAKGYKGTFIIDPGIGFGKLPEHNVEIIKRFNEYRIFGTPLMIGVSRKSFIGLVLEGLLKKKTEPKERLYGSLGALALAVVKGAHIVRVHDVAQTREFLALLDTVRTYGDF from the coding sequence ATGCTTTTTATCAAAGAGTTTGACGATAAAGACAATTTTTATAGGTTTTTGAAAGAAAGGGTTGGTGTTTTTTTTAAAGAGGCCGAGCAGAGAAGTTTTGAAGGTATTCATAGGGTTATCTATTTGGAAAAAGACCTGGATCCTTCAAAGGTCTTTGAATGCGCTCGGCAGGCGGGAGTCCATGCCTTTTTTAACGAGAAAAAGTTTGCCCTTTCTGGGACAGAGGCACAGATAAGACAGTTTTGTGGTTGTCTTTCCGCATACTACAAGGATATCTCCTTTCAAATTTTGGAGGCGCTCATAAGATACAGAAAAAAGTCCTTTAAGCTTCAGTATAACTTCAAGATCCTGCCCTTAGGCATAAAGACTGCTATCATGGGTGTGCTAAATGTTACACCGGACTCTTTTTCCGACGGTGGGCTGTATTACGATAAAAACACCGCAGTAAAAAGGGCGGTGCAGATGGTGGAGGAGGGAGCAGACATAATAGATATAGGGGGAGAATCCACAAGGCCCGGATCGGAAAGAATAGATGAAGAGGAAGAGCTAAGAAGAATTTTGCCCGTTTTGAGGGAAGTAAGAAAAGAACTACCAAAGGTTTGGATATCCATAGACACCTACAAAGCAAGCGTAGCCAAAGTGTGCTTAGAAGAAGGGGCGGACATGATAAACGACATAAGCGGTGGAACTTTTGATGAAAGGATGTATGATGTGGTATCTAAATACAACTGTCCTTACGTCATAAACCACATAAAGGGAAGGCCTGAGGATTGGAAGAGAATACCCATAGTCTATGAAGATGTAGTTCATGAGTCTGTTCAGTGGCTTTGGGAAAGGATAGAGAGTTTAAAAGCCAAAGGCTACAAAGGAACCTTTATCATAGACCCAGGCATAGGCTTTGGGAAACTACCAGAGCACAACGTGGAGATAATCAAAAGGTTTAACGAATACAGGATCTTTGGGACACCGCTTATGATAGGGGTCTCAAGGAAGTCCTTCATAGGTTTGGTTTTGGAGGGGCTTTTGAAAAAGAAGACAGAGCCAAAGGAAAGGCTATACGGAAGCTTGGGAGCCCTTGCCCTTGCAGTTGTGAAAGGAGCGCACATAGTAAGAGTGCATGACGTGGCCCAAACCAGAGAATTCCTAGCCCTACTGGATACGGTTAGAACTTATGGAGATTTTTGA
- the secF gene encoding protein translocase subunit SecF, whose amino-acid sequence MKYKNYAYAVSLTLVLLSVFLIFWKGLNLGLDFTGGTLVEVKFEKQVSLGEIRKRLEEVGIKAFQVQDTTQGTVIIRLRLDEPRDKAISSLKGFGENQVLRVESIGEIISKELRSKALWAIITALLGILVYLAYRFEPIWGLGAILALAHDVVIVVGAYSLTQLEVSLDVIASVLIVAGYSVTDTVVVFDRIRENLRIRKGLKLKEVIDLSINQTLSRTIMTSVTTFVVSAVLFAIGGPALSKVMFAFVVGVVVGTLSSIFVASAFVLDIKRLMVKEEVT is encoded by the coding sequence ATGAAATACAAAAATTATGCCTATGCGGTTTCCTTAACACTTGTGCTGTTGTCTGTTTTTTTGATCTTTTGGAAAGGCCTAAACTTAGGTTTGGATTTTACTGGGGGAACCCTTGTTGAGGTAAAGTTTGAAAAACAGGTTAGCTTGGGAGAGATAAGGAAGAGATTGGAGGAAGTTGGTATTAAAGCTTTTCAGGTTCAAGATACTACCCAGGGCACAGTTATAATAAGGCTAAGGCTTGATGAGCCGAGGGATAAGGCTATTTCTTCCCTCAAGGGCTTTGGAGAAAACCAAGTGCTTAGAGTAGAAAGCATAGGAGAGATCATAAGTAAAGAGTTAAGAAGCAAAGCTCTGTGGGCCATAATAACAGCCCTTCTTGGGATTCTTGTTTATCTTGCCTATAGGTTTGAACCAATTTGGGGTTTAGGTGCCATTCTTGCTTTAGCCCATGACGTTGTTATCGTAGTAGGAGCCTACTCTCTAACTCAACTTGAGGTTAGTTTGGATGTTATAGCTTCTGTGCTGATAGTTGCCGGGTATTCGGTAACCGATACGGTGGTTGTTTTTGACAGAATTAGGGAAAATCTGAGGATCAGGAAAGGTTTAAAGCTAAAAGAGGTCATTGACCTGTCTATAAATCAAACCCTTTCAAGGACAATAATGACCTCTGTAACCACCTTTGTTGTTTCAGCAGTGCTTTTTGCCATAGGAGGACCTGCACTTTCTAAGGTGATGTTTGCCTTTGTGGTGGGTGTGGTGGTGGGAACGCTATCTTCTATATTTGTAGCAAGTGCTTTTGTGTTGGATATAAAAAGACTGATGGTAAAAGAAGAAGTGACCTGA
- the mobB gene encoding molybdopterin-guanine dinucleotide biosynthesis protein B codes for MPNLVFFVGHHNSGKTTLIEKVSKKLKEMGYKVAYVKHDPKGHALTDKEGSDTHRLFSILPKVAILSQNKLTVYERTEEDIEDIAKRLFPDFDFVLLEGWKSKKGFKRISLSQELEGFPAYEKSFEEIMHYIFSEEEP; via the coding sequence ATGCCCAATCTTGTCTTCTTCGTTGGCCATCACAACAGCGGGAAGACTACGCTAATAGAGAAGGTGTCCAAAAAACTAAAGGAAATGGGATACAAGGTAGCATACGTAAAACATGACCCTAAGGGTCACGCACTTACAGACAAAGAAGGTAGCGACACTCACAGACTATTTAGCATTCTACCCAAGGTGGCTATTCTGTCTCAAAACAAACTAACAGTTTATGAAAGGACAGAAGAGGATATAGAGGATATAGCAAAAAGGCTTTTTCCAGATTTTGACTTCGTGCTTTTGGAAGGTTGGAAGTCAAAGAAGGGTTTTAAAAGGATAAGCCTAAGCCAAGAGCTGGAGGGATTCCCTGCTTACGAAAAAAGCTTTGAAGAAATTATGCACTACATTTTCTCTGAAGAAGAACCTTAA
- a CDS encoding SAM-dependent methyltransferase — protein sequence MRKSFYQFMKEKSIRYYTECEDIGQDFFTSPELDSIFGYAIGEWILKLIGDYRNPAILELGAGRGTLAYDILSFLKTNHPSFFERVRYFIYDFSPKLRERQRQTLKVFEDKVDWVDELPSFSGLVLSNEFFDCFPVRLIKDGKELYLEDGKEVWLPVEDERVKEYINRLNLKDSSVVYEVCLDCVEFLQKLSKNLKEGYILTVDYGYLQQPFGGTVMGYKGHRIVKNLYSEEVFDITASVNFRALMEYGKDFGLDVIFFKNQRDFLLLSEVFKRELKNLTERQEPGNIERLSRIKTMLISMGERFKVLLQRKCSA from the coding sequence ATGAGAAAGAGCTTCTATCAGTTTATGAAAGAAAAATCCATTAGGTATTATACAGAGTGCGAAGATATAGGACAAGACTTTTTCACCTCTCCCGAGCTTGACAGTATATTCGGGTATGCTATCGGAGAATGGATTCTTAAGCTTATTGGGGACTACAGAAATCCCGCCATACTTGAGCTTGGGGCGGGCAGGGGAACCCTTGCCTACGACATACTGAGTTTTTTAAAGACTAACCATCCAAGTTTTTTTGAAAGGGTGAGGTATTTCATATACGACTTTAGTCCAAAGCTTAGGGAAAGGCAAAGGCAAACTTTAAAGGTTTTTGAGGATAAGGTAGATTGGGTGGATGAACTGCCGTCTTTTTCTGGCTTGGTGTTGTCTAACGAATTCTTTGACTGTTTTCCAGTAAGGTTAATAAAGGATGGTAAAGAACTATACTTGGAGGATGGCAAGGAGGTATGGTTACCTGTAGAGGATGAAAGAGTCAAGGAATACATAAATAGGTTAAATCTAAAGGATTCTAGCGTAGTATACGAGGTCTGTTTGGACTGTGTGGAATTTTTACAGAAGCTTTCAAAGAACTTAAAAGAGGGCTACATACTTACTGTAGATTATGGATATCTTCAACAGCCTTTTGGGGGCACTGTGATGGGATACAAAGGACACAGGATCGTAAAGAACTTGTATTCAGAAGAGGTTTTTGACATAACCGCAAGTGTAAATTTCAGGGCTTTGATGGAGTACGGAAAAGACTTTGGCCTTGATGTGATCTTCTTTAAAAATCAGAGAGACTTTCTTCTTCTTTCTGAAGTTTTCAAAAGGGAACTAAAAAATTTAACTGAAAGACAGGAGCCAGGAAACATAGAGAGACTTTCAAGGATAAAAACAATGCTTATAAGCATGGGAGAGAGGTTTAAGGTTCTTCTTCAGAGAAAATGTAGTGCATAA